One part of the [Synechococcus] sp. NIES-970 genome encodes these proteins:
- the apcE gene encoding phycobilisome core-membrane linker phycobiliprotein ApcE, protein MTIKASGGSSLARPQLYQTVPLSNISQAEQQDRYLETGELTALKTFYDSGLKRLAIAQAIKQSAQLIVSRAANRIFAGGSPLAYLDQPEGDDDASDLGIDLSVSDASGTQGGILGGVKSLFLGSGGGKIPAGFRPISVSRYGPRNMTKSLRDMAWFLRYTTYAIVAGDPSILVVNTRGLKEVIEKACSIPATLVALQEMKAASLDLFRGDREAQETVVQYFDVLITEMQTQGPNDKLRQRPKIDAQGLQLPQSYFNAAEKRQKFVMKPGLYALEKNSVVKAAYRQIFERDITRAYSQSISYLESQVKNNDISMKEFVRRLAKSPLYRKQFFEPFINSRALELAFRHILGRGPSSREEVQQYFAIVSNGGLPALVDALVDSQEYADYFGEETVPYIRGLGQEAQECRNWGMQQDLFKYSAPFRKVPQFITTFASYNQPLPDQHVYGSGNDALEIQFGAIFPKATRNPSTSPAPFSKDTRRILIHRGPGINNQLSNPRARATQPGTLGAKVFRLNNELPAGKTTNVSFSESATQKVIDAAYRQVFGRMVYAGQRQKVAEIKLENGEITLREFIRALAKSDVFRNTYWSSLYVTKAIEYIHRRLLGRPTYGRKEINSYFDLCAKKGFYALVDAIIDSKEYEEAFGEDTVPYERYLTPGGYSLRQTRPGAIREDVGARVQVEKTERFIELGTSSTKNLPVTDVEARLKQGVNVQRQQTKAFKLTDTFNKVELKTAIAAAYRQVFERDIEPYIVEAQFTALESKLGNREINMKEFIEGLGCSELYQKEFYTPYPNTKVIEMGTKHFLGRAPLDQQEIRKYNQILAAQGLKAFVSAMVNSMEYLDNFGEDTVPFRRFPTLPAANFPNTERLYNQLTKQNRDIVVPSFEPAVKR, encoded by the coding sequence ATGACGATTAAGGCCAGTGGTGGAAGCTCTCTAGCCCGCCCTCAGTTATATCAAACCGTTCCCCTCTCCAATATTTCCCAGGCAGAGCAGCAAGATCGCTACCTGGAAACGGGAGAGCTAACGGCCCTAAAAACGTTTTATGACTCTGGACTCAAGCGTTTGGCGATCGCCCAAGCGATAAAGCAGAGTGCCCAGCTCATCGTCTCCCGGGCCGCAAACCGGATTTTTGCCGGCGGCTCTCCCCTCGCTTACCTCGATCAACCTGAAGGCGATGATGATGCCAGCGATTTAGGTATTGATCTCTCCGTCAGTGATGCTAGCGGTACCCAAGGTGGGATTCTCGGCGGTGTTAAAAGCTTGTTCCTCGGTTCTGGTGGTGGCAAAATCCCCGCTGGTTTCCGACCCATTAGTGTTTCCCGCTATGGCCCCCGCAATATGACCAAATCCCTGCGGGATATGGCTTGGTTTTTGCGCTACACAACCTACGCGATCGTTGCCGGTGATCCCAGTATTCTCGTGGTCAACACTCGCGGCCTAAAAGAGGTTATTGAAAAAGCCTGTTCTATCCCTGCAACCCTTGTGGCTCTACAGGAGATGAAGGCGGCCTCGCTAGATCTATTCCGGGGCGATCGCGAAGCCCAAGAAACGGTGGTGCAGTATTTCGACGTGTTGATCACCGAAATGCAGACCCAGGGGCCCAATGATAAGCTGCGTCAACGGCCCAAAATCGATGCCCAAGGCTTACAGTTACCCCAGAGCTACTTCAACGCCGCTGAAAAGCGCCAGAAGTTTGTCATGAAGCCTGGTCTCTATGCCCTAGAGAAAAATTCTGTTGTTAAAGCCGCCTACCGCCAGATTTTCGAGCGTGACATTACCCGCGCCTACAGCCAATCTATTTCTTACTTGGAGTCCCAGGTAAAAAATAACGACATTTCCATGAAGGAATTTGTCCGCCGCTTGGCAAAATCTCCCCTGTACCGCAAGCAGTTCTTTGAGCCGTTCATCAATAGCCGCGCTTTAGAACTCGCTTTCCGCCATATTCTTGGCCGTGGCCCCTCTTCTCGCGAAGAAGTGCAGCAGTATTTTGCGATCGTCTCCAATGGTGGTTTACCCGCCCTTGTTGACGCTCTGGTCGACTCCCAAGAATATGCCGATTACTTTGGCGAAGAAACTGTCCCTTACATCCGTGGCCTTGGCCAAGAAGCTCAAGAATGTCGCAACTGGGGGATGCAGCAGGACCTGTTCAAATACAGCGCGCCTTTCCGCAAAGTACCTCAGTTCATCACGACATTTGCCAGCTACAACCAGCCCCTGCCAGATCAACATGTTTACGGCTCTGGCAACGATGCCCTGGAAATTCAGTTTGGGGCGATCTTCCCGAAAGCAACCCGCAACCCCAGTACTAGCCCTGCCCCCTTCAGTAAGGACACCCGGAGAATTTTGATTCACCGTGGCCCTGGCATCAATAACCAACTGAGCAACCCCCGTGCCCGGGCAACTCAACCTGGCACCCTCGGCGCGAAGGTATTCCGTCTGAACAACGAGCTGCCGGCGGGTAAAACCACCAACGTCAGTTTTTCAGAAAGTGCTACCCAAAAAGTGATTGACGCCGCCTATCGCCAAGTCTTTGGGCGCATGGTCTATGCTGGTCAGCGCCAAAAAGTCGCAGAAATTAAACTGGAAAACGGTGAAATTACCCTCCGGGAATTCATCCGCGCTTTAGCAAAATCTGATGTCTTCCGGAATACCTACTGGTCTTCTCTGTATGTGACCAAAGCGATTGAATACATCCACCGTCGTCTGTTGGGTCGCCCCACCTACGGCCGCAAGGAAATCAACAGCTACTTTGACCTCTGCGCGAAGAAAGGTTTTTACGCCCTTGTAGATGCGATCATCGATAGCAAGGAGTATGAAGAAGCTTTCGGTGAGGACACTGTTCCCTACGAACGCTACTTAACGCCTGGTGGTTACTCTCTTCGCCAGACTCGTCCTGGAGCGATTCGTGAAGATGTGGGGGCAAGAGTCCAGGTTGAGAAGACCGAACGCTTTATTGAGTTGGGCACTTCTAGCACGAAGAATCTGCCTGTCACGGATGTGGAAGCCCGCCTCAAGCAGGGGGTAAATGTTCAGCGCCAACAAACGAAGGCCTTTAAGCTGACAGATACCTTCAATAAGGTGGAGTTAAAAACAGCGATCGCCGCCGCCTATCGTCAGGTCTTTGAGCGGGACATCGAGCCCTACATTGTGGAAGCACAATTCACCGCCCTCGAAAGCAAACTGGGCAACCGTGAGATCAACATGAAGGAATTCATCGAAGGTCTCGGCTGCTCTGAGTTGTACCAGAAGGAATTCTACACTCCCTATCCCAACACAAAAGTGATTGAAATGGGGACCAAACATTTCCTTGGCCGGGCTCCCTTAGATCAGCAGGAGATCCGTAAGTATAACCAAATTCTGGCGGCCCAAGGCCTGAAGGCATTCGTTAGCGCGATGGTCAACAGCATGGAATACCTCGATAACTTTGGAGAAGACACCGTGCCCTTCCGTCGCTTCCCGACTTTGCCAGCGGCCAACTTCCCGAATACGGAAAGACTATATAACCAGCTCACTAAGCAAAACCGTGACATTGTCGTTCCTAGTTTTGAACCGGCAGTCAAACGCTAA
- a CDS encoding hypothetical protein (conserved hypothetical protein), whose protein sequence is MTNQSDRQQAVRNLYNTYPFPPEPLLDEPPPGYNWRWHWQAAYNFCTGRKPATDKIRILDAGCGTGVGTEYLIHLNPEAEIVGIDLSEGALEVAEKRCQQSGVRDSHRAPVSFQRLPIEQAAELAGEFDLINCVGVLHHLPDPIQGIQALAKKLAPGGIFHIFVYAELGRWEIQLMQEAIALLQNEKRGDYIDGVKVGRQIFASLPETNRLVQYDKERWSLENHRDASFADMYVHPQEVDYNIKTLFELIDASGLEFVGFSNPQFWDLERLVGKEPELIERAKNLDERSRYRLTELLDTSISHYEFFLCKPPLTKADWSEDELLAQAIATVHPCLNGWPSQSLFDYDYQLISLSDLEFQFMQACDGTKTVGEITQALGIGFDLGRSLQARQLIMLTP, encoded by the coding sequence ATGACTAACCAGAGCGATCGCCAACAAGCTGTCCGTAATCTCTACAACACCTATCCCTTTCCGCCGGAACCCTTATTGGACGAACCGCCTCCAGGATACAACTGGCGCTGGCATTGGCAAGCAGCCTACAACTTTTGCACTGGTCGCAAGCCCGCCACGGACAAAATTCGCATCCTCGACGCCGGTTGTGGTACGGGGGTAGGGACAGAATATTTAATCCATCTCAACCCCGAAGCAGAAATTGTCGGTATCGATCTCAGTGAAGGTGCCTTAGAAGTGGCCGAAAAACGCTGTCAGCAGTCTGGAGTACGGGACAGTCACAGGGCTCCAGTCAGTTTTCAGCGCTTACCCATTGAGCAGGCAGCGGAACTCGCCGGGGAATTTGATCTGATCAATTGCGTGGGTGTGCTGCACCATCTGCCCGACCCGATCCAGGGGATCCAAGCCCTGGCGAAAAAATTAGCACCGGGCGGGATTTTTCATATCTTTGTCTATGCCGAATTGGGCCGCTGGGAAATTCAACTGATGCAGGAGGCGATCGCCCTTTTGCAGAACGAGAAACGGGGTGATTACATTGACGGCGTTAAGGTGGGACGGCAAATTTTTGCGAGCCTGCCAGAAACTAATCGCCTCGTGCAGTACGACAAAGAGCGTTGGTCCTTAGAAAATCACCGGGATGCGTCCTTTGCAGATATGTATGTCCATCCCCAGGAAGTGGATTACAACATCAAGACTTTGTTTGAATTGATCGATGCTTCGGGCTTAGAATTTGTGGGCTTTTCTAACCCACAGTTTTGGGACTTAGAACGACTGGTGGGTAAGGAACCAGAATTGATCGAACGGGCGAAAAATCTAGATGAACGGTCCCGTTATCGGTTGACCGAGCTGTTGGATACGAGCATCAGTCACTATGAATTTTTCCTCTGCAAACCGCCTTTAACAAAAGCAGACTGGTCTGAGGATGAGTTGCTCGCCCAGGCGATCGCCACAGTGCATCCCTGTTTAAATGGTTGGCCCAGTCAGTCCTTGTTCGATTATGACTATCAACTCATCAGCCTCAGCGATCTTGAATTTCAGTTTATGCAAGCCTGTGATGGGACGAAAACCGTTGGGGAAATCACCCAAGCTTTGGGCATAGGGTTCGATCTTGGGCGATCGCTCCAAGCGAGGCAGTTAATTATGTTGACTCCGTAG